ATTTTAAAACAGAACTTCTATTTTCTAAATAAAAAAAACGGAATCAGATGATCTCTGATTCCGTTCAATATTCAGTATTGAAATTTTTATTTAGCTTTCCCTGCAGGCTTAGCAGCAGTTGCCGTAGCACCTAATTTACTTTTTACAATTGCAGTAATATCCTCACTTCCGTCAGTATAAAGCAGGTTATTAGATTCCTGTGCTGCTGTATCAAATACATAGCTCAGGTTTTTCTCTTTAGCTACAGCAAAAATAACATCTCTTACTTTCTTTTGCAGTGGAGTAAGCATTTCATTTTGCTTAGCAGAAATATCTTTAGCAGCCTGCGCTCTTGTTTCTTCTATTTTTTTACCTAAACCCTGTAATTCTGTTTGTGCTGCAATCAGTTCTTTAGTTACTGCTTCTTTATTAGCCTCACTTAAAGTTTTTTCTTTATCCTGTGCCGCTTTCAATTTAGTCTGATAATCATTGATCAGCTTTTCAATTTCAGTCTGTTTTGTTTTAGTCAGATTATCAATAGTAGTTCCTATAGTTTTTACTTCAGATAAACTTGCAAAAACATCTTCTGTGTTCACACTTCCAATCTTCTGTTGAGCATTGGCAGCATTTGCAGTAAGCGTTAATCCTAATGTAATAAAAAGTACTTTAATTAAATTCATTTTTAATAATATTTTTTCGTCCCCAAATATAATTCAAATTTTAATTACTTATCATATGACATTTACTCCTTTGCTACTTTATGATTTGAATGAACTAAAAACGGGCTTACAACGTTTTAAACAAAGAAAAACCTCCCTAAAAAGGAAGGTTCAACATCAAAAAAATATGAAAAAAATGACTAATGGAATTGTGCGGTTTCTGTAGAATCTTTCATTGCTACAGTAGCTGAAGAACCGTTTGTAACAACATTCTGTATTTCATCAAAATACCCAGTCCCTACAAAAGACTGATGCTTCACCGCTCTGAATCCTTTCTGCTGCAGAGCAAACTCACGCTCCTGCAGTTCTGAGTATCCAGCCATTCCTCTTTCTTTATAGGCTAAGGCTAATT
The window above is part of the Chryseobacterium sp. MA9 genome. Proteins encoded here:
- a CDS encoding OmpH family outer membrane protein gives rise to the protein MNLIKVLFITLGLTLTANAANAQQKIGSVNTEDVFASLSEVKTIGTTIDNLTKTKQTEIEKLINDYQTKLKAAQDKEKTLSEANKEAVTKELIAAQTELQGLGKKIEETRAQAAKDISAKQNEMLTPLQKKVRDVIFAVAKEKNLSYVFDTAAQESNNLLYTDGSEDITAIVKSKLGATATAAKPAGKAK